Genomic segment of Longimicrobiaceae bacterium:
GTTCGGGAGCTGGAAGACAAGCGGGGGGAGCTGGACTACGAGATCGATGGCGCTGTGGTGAAGGTGAACCCGTTGTGGCTCCACCCGGAGCTGGGGATCGTCGGCGGGCGAGAGCCGCGCTGGGCGATCGCCTACAAGTTCGCTCCGACACTGGCTACCACCCGGCTCCTCTCGATCGAGATCAACGTCGGGCGCACGGGGAGCCTGAACCCCTACGCGGTTCTGGAGCCGGTGGAGATCGGCGGGGCCACGGTGAAGCTGGCCACGCTGCACAACGAGGAGGACATTCGCCGCAAGGACCTGCGCGTGGGGGACCGGGTGGTGGTGAAGCGCGCTGGCGATGTCATCCCCCAGGTCGTGGCACCCCTGCTGGACGAAGGCGCCCCGAGGTCGGATCCATTCCGGATGCCGGACCACTGCCCGGTGTGCGGCACTCCGGTCGAGCGTCCGCCGAACGAGGTGATGACCTACTGCCCGAACGGCTCCTGCCCCGCCCGCATCTACTGGGGTCTGGTCCACTTCGCCAGCGTCGGCGCGATGGACATCCGCGGTCTGGGGGAGCAGACCTGCCGGCAGCTCCTGGAGACCGGGCTGGTCCACGATGTGGGAGACCTTTACTTTCTGAAGCTCGAGGACCTGCTGCAGCTCGACGGAATGCAGCAGAAGTCCGCGGAGAACCTGCTGCGGGGGATCGACGCGTCGCGCAGCCGCGGCCTGGCGCGCGTGCTGTACGGGCTCGGGGTCAGACACGTCGGGGCCACCGCCGCACAGTTGCTCGCTCGTGCCTTCGGCACGATGGACCGGCTGATGGCCGCTTCGCGGGAGCAGCTTGCCGCGGTGCACGGAATCGGCGATACGACGGCGGCAGCCCTGGAGGCGTATTTCGCCGATCCCACGAACCGCGCGGTGATCGAGAAGCTCCGTCAGGGCGGGGTCGATCTCACCGAAGCGGAGGCGGGTCCCGCCGAGGGACCGTTCGCGGGGATGACCTTCGTCGTGACCGGCACGCTGCCGACACTCTCGAGGAAAGAAGCCACGCGACTGATCGAGGAAGCCGGTGGGCGCGTGACCGGCAGCGTCACGCGCAACACGGACGTTCTGGTCGTGGGCGAGGACGCGGGATCGAAGTTGACGAAGGCGCGGGAGCTGGGAATTCGCGAGTGGACCGAAGCCGAGCTGCTCGAGGCGCTCGAATCCGCCGCAGAACCGCAATCGCTGCAGGGGTCCAATGAATGATTCCTTCGCCGGAACAGCCATGCTGACATTTCCCCCTTCCACCCTGGCGGCGGTGCACCGGGCCGCGCGCCAGGACCGTTCGGCGGCCGAGGCGGCCGCCCTGGTTCGGCAGGTCGGCTTCGAGACCGGTGAGGGTTTCCTGGTGGCCTTCAGCGAGTGGCTCGCGCACCACCGACAGGATCCGGGCGCGGACCCCTCCGCCCTGGCCGCGGACGACTTCTGGCATCACCTCAGTGCCTTCTTCAGCAGCCTGGGATGGGGCCGGCTGGAGTTCGAGCAGCTTCACGAGGGGGTGGGTGAGCTCAGCAGCACGGAATGGGCGGAGGCGGAGGTGGGCGCGGGGGCACGCCAGCCGATGTGCCACTTCACCACCGGCATGCTCGCCGACCTCCTCAGCCGCTTGATCGGCTCTGACCTCGCGGTGCTCGAGGTTGCCTGTCGCTCCCGCGGCGACGGTAAGTGCCGCTTCCTCCTGGGAAGCGCCGAAGCACTGCAGCGGGTCTACGAGGAGGTGCGCCAGGGACAGGAAGTGGATGCGGCGCTGCAGGCGCTGGCCTAGTGGCAGGAATTACGAATTACGAATTGCGAATTACGAATTTCCAGCGCCAGCCCTGGACGCGACCATGACGAATATGTCAGTCAGAAAGCCGGCCAGAGCAGAAATATTGCTGGCGAATCCGAGCTGCGGCGATCGTCGTTCAATTCGTAATTCGTAATTCGTAATTCCATGCCGGATCCCGCCCCACGCGCCGTCGTCTGCCTCCGGTGAGTCGCATCGCCGCGCTGGACTACGGACAGCGGCGCATCGGCGTGGCGCTGTCCGATCCTTCCGGTACCATCGCCTACCCCTTGAAGACCTTGCTCCGCCGGCCGGGGAAGAGACCCCCCTGGGCGGAGCTCACCGGCCTGCTCCGGGAATACGAGGTGGAGGAGGTCGTCGTGGGCCTACCGCTCGACCTTGCTGGGGAAGAGGGAGAGTGGGCGGAAGAGGTGCGCCGTTTCGGGGCGGAGCTGGCGCGGCGCACCTCGCTGCCGGTGCACTGGGTAGACGAGCGGCTCACCTCAGTCCGGGCGGAACGAACGGTGCGCGGGATGGGCCTCAAGAAAACTGAGCGGGAGGAGAAGGGTCGGGTGGACGCTACCGCCGCGGCATTGATCCTCGAGGCGTACCTCGCAACGGCTTCAAAGAAGCAGGCTCATGAAGGATAGATCCTCAGCACCTTTGCTGCCGACGCTCCTGCCCGCTCTGGTGATGGCGGCGCTGACGGGTTGCGGGGGCGACCCGGACGGCGAGCCCATCCGGTTCACCGTTCCGCAGGGAGCAGGCTTCTCGACGGTTACGGACACGCTCGCCAGGCGGCAGATCATCGACTGGCCGCTCGTCTTCCGCCTCTACGGGCAGATGCGCGGGGTGGCGGGCGACGTCAAGCCGGGGGTGTACGAGGTCCGGCCCGGCACCTCCTGGGACGAGATCCTCGAGAAGCTGGTCGAGGGGGACATCGTGCGCGCGGCGGTGGTGGTTCCCGAAGGATGGACGTCCGAGCAGATCGCCCGCCGTATCGCCGCCCTCACCAACCAGCCCCTCGATTCGGTCCTGCCGTTGATGGCCGATTCCGCGCTCGTGGATTCGTTCGGCCTCCCCGGGCCCACCCTGGAGGGGTACCTGTACCCCGCGACCTACCACCTTCCGGTGAACGTCTCGCCCCGCGAGGCCATCGGGGCCATGGTGAAGCGCTACCAGCAGGTCTGGACTCCCGAGCTGCGGGCGCTGGCCGATTCCGCCGGCCTCAGCGAGCGGGAGGTGGTGACCCTCGCCTCCATCGTCGAGAAAGAGGCGAAGCGATGGACCGAGCGGGACACGATCGCGGCGGTATACCGGAATCGGCTGCGCATCGGCATGCCGCTCCAGGCGGATCCCACCGTGCAGTACGCGCTCGGCTCGCATCAGCAGCGGCTGCTCTACTCGCACATCGAGAACGTCGCGGACCACCCGTACAACACCTACACTCACGCGGGATTACCGCCGGGCCCGATCGCCTCACCCAGCGAGGGCTCGATCCGGGCAGTCCTGCAGCCGGCCGAGGTGGACTTCCTCTATTTCGTCGCGCGTCCCGACGGCACCCACGAGTTCACGCGCTCCCTCGCGGAACACAATCGGGCCAAGAGCCGCATCCGGCGGGAGCTGCAGATGCAGGCCGCCGAGGGGTCATGACCCGCGAGGAGCTGCGCCGCAAGCTGGCGCTGATCGTCATCACGGATCCGAATTGCGGCCCGGGGCGCGAGCTCGCCGATGTGGTGGCGCAGGCGCTCGCGGGCGGAGCGCCTGCGATCCAGC
This window contains:
- the ligA gene encoding NAD-dependent DNA ligase LigA; amino-acid sequence: MTPPADARAAERAAELRSILERANYEYYILDRPTLSDPEYDRYMRELRELEAAHPELRTPDSPTQRIGAEPVSRLEKTTHLAPMLSLDNAFNFQELEAWEARNARIASEVKEAGYLAEPKMDGLAVALTYENGIFVKGATRGNGTVGENVTANLRTIREIPLRLRDEEQPVPPLMEIRGEVYMSLSGFEALNARRAAAGESTFANPRNSAAGAVRQLDPRVTADRPLRFTAFSIQLDPASTFRLPVSTQEELLQLLTTWGLPVNPLYRRCANLDEVEAYVRELEDKRGELDYEIDGAVVKVNPLWLHPELGIVGGREPRWAIAYKFAPTLATTRLLSIEINVGRTGSLNPYAVLEPVEIGGATVKLATLHNEEDIRRKDLRVGDRVVVKRAGDVIPQVVAPLLDEGAPRSDPFRMPDHCPVCGTPVERPPNEVMTYCPNGSCPARIYWGLVHFASVGAMDIRGLGEQTCRQLLETGLVHDVGDLYFLKLEDLLQLDGMQQKSAENLLRGIDASRSRGLARVLYGLGVRHVGATAAQLLARAFGTMDRLMAASREQLAAVHGIGDTTAAALEAYFADPTNRAVIEKLRQGGVDLTEAEAGPAEGPFAGMTFVVTGTLPTLSRKEATRLIEEAGGRVTGSVTRNTDVLVVGEDAGSKLTKARELGIREWTEAELLEALESAAEPQSLQGSNE
- the mltG gene encoding endolytic transglycosylase MltG; its protein translation is MKDRSSAPLLPTLLPALVMAALTGCGGDPDGEPIRFTVPQGAGFSTVTDTLARRQIIDWPLVFRLYGQMRGVAGDVKPGVYEVRPGTSWDEILEKLVEGDIVRAAVVVPEGWTSEQIARRIAALTNQPLDSVLPLMADSALVDSFGLPGPTLEGYLYPATYHLPVNVSPREAIGAMVKRYQQVWTPELRALADSAGLSEREVVTLASIVEKEAKRWTERDTIAAVYRNRLRIGMPLQADPTVQYALGSHQQRLLYSHIENVADHPYNTYTHAGLPPGPIASPSEGSIRAVLQPAEVDFLYFVARPDGTHEFTRSLAEHNRAKSRIRRELQMQAAEGS
- a CDS encoding 4-vinyl reductase, with the protein product MLTFPPSTLAAVHRAARQDRSAAEAAALVRQVGFETGEGFLVAFSEWLAHHRQDPGADPSALAADDFWHHLSAFFSSLGWGRLEFEQLHEGVGELSSTEWAEAEVGAGARQPMCHFTTGMLADLLSRLIGSDLAVLEVACRSRGDGKCRFLLGSAEALQRVYEEVRQGQEVDAALQALA
- the ruvX gene encoding Holliday junction resolvase RuvX; the protein is MSRIAALDYGQRRIGVALSDPSGTIAYPLKTLLRRPGKRPPWAELTGLLREYEVEEVVVGLPLDLAGEEGEWAEEVRRFGAELARRTSLPVHWVDERLTSVRAERTVRGMGLKKTEREEKGRVDATAAALILEAYLATASKKQAHEG